Genomic window (Nitrospirales bacterium LBB_01):
GAAAATTAAAGAATGCAAAGTGAAATTTACTGGGCATATAGCCGTTTAAGTATATTGATGTAATAAAAAAGATGATAGAGGCGGTAATTAGAAAAAAAGCGGATAATGAGTCAATATCAAAATTAACAATACCCATTGGCATCTGCAAATAGAGAGTGTAGGAGGGGACATTGTTATAAAAAATAGGCGGAATGGAGATACATACATTACAAACGAGCGCTGCGGCAACAGTCAAAGATGAGACAAACCCGGCAGCCTTGCTATACATTGCAGCAATCAACCCGCCGATTATCAAAACAGCAAGGGATACAATGTACATTATTTTTGTTTTCTCAGCCTGCCAGCAATCTGCTGCACTCTTGCAATCTCATATCGTATGATACAGCAGACGGCACAACATGTCAATGACAAAAAAGCGTATAGGCTATTGCCCTTTCTCTGACATCAAAACCGAGAGCTTCAGGTTTTCCTGTACTTCTTTCACAAGCGGGTTTAAAGAGAGAGCTTTTTGAAAATAAACTGCCGCTTCTTTTGGTTTACCGGTGTTTAGTAAAATAAGCCCCAGTCCGTTATATGCCTCATAACTGTCTGAGTTTAATCTTAAAGCCTCTTTAAATGCAGCATGTCCGTTTTCAAATTGAAAACTTTTAAGGTAAGCATACCCGAGGTTTATAAAAGCGCTGTAAGAGCCAGGGGTTATACTTAGGGCTTTCTTGTATGCCTCGGCAGCCTCCTGATAAAGCCCTGCAGAAGCATAAGCAAACCCAAGTTTTAAATACACATCAGTATAGAGGGGGTTTAGCTCTGAGGCATGTTTTATGTTAGCAACAGCCTGTAAGTAGTCGCCTTTGTTTAAATATGCCAAACCGAGATTCAAACAGACTTTCTCATTATTTTTAATAAGCGCGTTAGTGTGCGTAAAAAGTGTTACACTGTCTTGCCAATATGATACCTGTTTTTTGGTCTGCTGTATTAAAAATACTAAAAACAACGACACTATAACGGCTGCAAATGCTTTTGCACTTCTGTGTCTAATTGCAAGGGAGCCGCCAAATATCAATGCAATAAAGAGTCCCGTGTATGGGATGTATGAATACCTGTCCGACATGTTTTGACTGCCCACTGAAACCAACCCGATAACCGGCAAGAGTGTTACGACAAACCATATCCATCCAACAATAACAAGAGGATATCTCTTTAAAAGCAACACAGAAGCTATTGTAATGGTCATAAAAAATAACAAAGTAAGAGCAATAGTTAAAATCGGCAGGGGGTGGGGATTTGGATAAATAACTGCAAGACCAAGTGGGACAAACATTTTATAGAAATACTGAAAATAGTTAAGAACAGCATTTTCAACTCTTATCACAAGCGGAAGCTCAGTAAGGCTGACCATAGCTCCGCCGCTTTTTTGAGAAATAACAGCCATAGCAGACATTGCTATGCTTATGGTAAAAAGTGGTATCTTTTCATACAGAGCATTCTTTAAGACACTGCTCTTTAATCTGATGCCATGTATGGTAAGTCTCCTCAGCGGCCAAAAATCCATAAGCAGTAAAACAACTGGTAATGTGACAGCCGACGGTTTTGACATAAGCGCAAGCATAAATGAGGCAGTCACAGCTAAATACCATAAAACAAAACGGTTTTTATTGTAGAAAAAGTAGAAAACCAAAGTAAGCATCCAAAAAAACCCTGATAAAACACCCTTTCGTTCGGCTATCCACGAAACGCTTTCAACATTCATAGGATGCAGCGCAAAAAGTAATGAAACGGCAGCACTCTCAACCCATAATCCGGTACTGCGAAAAAGAAACAAAAACAGCAGTGAGGATGATATGACATGGAGAACTAAATTTTCAAGGTGAAAGCCGCCTGGACTCACACCCAGAAAATGAATATGCACAAAAAAGGAAAGCCTTGTCAGAGGTATCCAGTTTGCATCATCAAAAGATGTGAAAGCCCATTTGAGACTTTCTGCGTTAAGACCACTTTTGACAAAAATGTTGCTTGTTACAAAAAGGGGATCATCATAAACTACAAAGTCAAAATTCCACACTCCCCAATAACAATAAAGTGTCAGAATGGAAACAGTTAAAACTGAAATGACGCCTATTTTGATGGAGAAACTTTTGATTTCTGTTTTTTTAATCATAAACTTTACATCACACTTCTGAGACCATATAATAGTTGAAATAAAATTAAAAAATCCATTATTTTTTGAAGCTCAATTTATGTATAATAACAGGCTTAGGTTTTGTTGTGTTATAACCTTAGTGTGTAATAGTTGTGTGCAAATACGAGTTAGAGAAGGATTTTTGTAAAATAAGCGGTGCAAGACAAGTATTCGATAGGGGTTGACCTTGGCGGTACAAATCTGAGAGTGGCCATGGTCTCAAAAAAAGGGGAGATAGTTCAAAGAATAAAAATCTCCTCTACCGGTAACGTTTTGAAAAATTTGACAGATTCAATCAAAGCAATCAACACTGAGCAGGAGGTCTCTGGTATCGGACTTGCCGTGGCAGGCGTGATAGACCACGGGCTTATAACGTCCTCCCCAAATCTTCCCTCACTTGAAGGGGTCAAATTAGTGGAGGAGATAGAGCGTGAGACAGGGCTAAGGGCAGTGTTGGGTAACGATGCCAGTATGGCTGCCCTTGGCGAAAGTATATCAGGCGCTGGTCAGAACCTTGAGTCATTTGTTCTTTTAACCCTTGGAACAGGTATAGGCGGCGGAGTTATCTATAAACATTCTTTGCTTGATATAGCCTCAGAGGTCGGGCACATCACAGTAGAGTCTCATGGACGCCGATGTTTTTGCGGTGCTGTCGGTTGTCTTGAAGCGTATGCCTCATCTCGTGCCATGATGGCTTTTCTATCGGAGGGAATTTCAGAGGGCAAAGAGACCGCCATGAAAGACAATTTTGAGCAAATCAAACCCAAAGACATATACACGTACGCTAAGGCCGGTGACGCCTTTGCTATAGAGATACTAAAAAAGGCTGGTTATTATCTTGGCATAGGCATTGGGACTTTTATAAATCTGTTCAGCCCTGATGCAGTTATACTTTCCGGCGGGCTTACTGGAGCGTGGGATATATACGTGGCTGCTGCAATTGAAACTGCCTCATCAAGGTCCTTTCCAGAGCTTTACAGTAGGAGTAAAATAATTGCGTCTGCTTTAGGCGGGGACGCTGGTCTCATTGGCGCAGCAGCTCTTCCCCATATGTGTTACACTACATATTGCAGGGATGATTAGAAAAAAGCATATTTTGAATACTTTCCTGTATAATACAATAAGCTTTTACTTGCGGCATACTTAAAGAAGATAAGAACGATAAACGCATGGCACAGAAAAATATAAGAAACTTCTCCATAATAGCCCACATTGACCACGGTAAGTCAACACTTGCAGACAGGTTTTTGGAGCTGACAGGTGCCCTGGCTAAAAAGGACATTACAAAGCAGGTGCTGGACACTATGGATCTTGAAAAAGAACGGGGTATTACCATCAAAGCTCATGCAGTAAGGCTTGCTTATGAAAGCATAGATGGTGTTACGTATGTGCTTAACCTTATAGATACCCCCGGGCATGTGGATTTTTCATACGAGGTGTCAAGAAGTCTTGCCTCATGCGAGGGCGCAGTGCTTGTGGTGGACGCTACCCAAGGGGTTGAGGCACAAACCCTTGCCAACACCTACCTTGCACTTGAGCATAATCTTGAAATAATTCCTGTCATCAATAAGATAGACCTTCCTCAGGCAGAACCAGAGCGTATAATCCAGCAGATAGAAGACATTATCGGCCTTGACTGCTCTGAGGCTATAAAGGCATCGGCTAAAAGCGGCATAGGGGTTGATAAAATTCTTGAAGCTATTGTCCATAAAATCCCTCCCCCTCAGGGCGATGCCACAGCCCCTCTTCGGGCATTGATTTTTGACTCATGGTTTGACAACTACAAGGGCGTGGTAGTTATGGTCAGAGTGTTTGACGGCTCAATTAGACCAGGCATGGTAATCACTATGATGTCAACAGGCAAAACATTTGAAATAACCGATGTTGGGGTGTTTACGCCAAGACTTCAGTTGATGCCGGAGCTAAAGTGCGGCGAGGTTGGCTTTATCTCGGCTGCTATCAGAAACGTAGAAGACACTAAAATCGGCGACACTATAACCAATGCTCTTAACCCTGCAAAAAACCCTCTTGACGGCTACAAAGAAGTAAAACCTATGGTTTTTTGCGGCATTTACCCCACTGAAACCAACGACTATGAGGCTCTGCGCGATGCTCTGTTTAAGCTAAGGTTAAATGACGCATCGTTTTCCTTCGACCCTGAGACTTCTACGGCGCTTGGGTTTGGCTTTAGGTGCGGTTTCCTTGGACTTCTGCATATGGACATCATAAAGGAGCGCCTGGAAAGGGAATTTAACCTTTCTCTGATAAACACAGCCCCTACCGTTGTCTATAGAATTACCATAAAGGACTCGGTCGTGTTTGTGGATAATCCAACCCTGCTTCCTGCCAACTATGATAAACTGGAGGAGCCTTACATCCTTGCCACTATATTTGTCCCTGAGCGGTTTGTCGGTAACGTGCTGGATTTGTGCCGCGATAAACGAGGGGTGCAAAAAGAGTTTGTATTTTATGGCAAAGACCGCGTAAAGGTTGTCTATGAGCTTCCAATGAATGAAATCCTCTGGGACTTTTATGATAAACTAAAATCAATCTCCAAGGGGTACGCCTCGATGGATTACGAATTTATTGGTTTTAAGGAATCTGAGCTGGTAAAACTTGATATTTTAATAAACGGGACAGCGCTTGATGCGCTCTCAACGATAATCCACAAAGAAAAGTCGTACTACAAGGGGAGACAAATCGTGGAAAATTTGAGGGCGGTGATTCCCAGACAGATGTACGAGGTAGCAATACAGGCGGCGATAGGCGGAAAAATAATCGCCCGCGAGTCGGTTAAGGCTTTGAGAAAGGACGTCACTGCCAAGTGCTACGGCGGTGATATTACAAGAAAGAGAAAACTTCTTGAAAAACAAAAGGAGGGCAAAAAGAGGATGAAACAGTTCGGCAAGGTGGAAGTACCTCAGGAGGCGTTCCTTGCCGTTATGAGGGTAGGCAAGTGAAAAAAGAAAAAAGTATATATAGAGAATATATTGAGGCCCTTGTAACAGCCCTTGTCCTTGCCCTTATTATAAGGACATTTGTCGTGCAGGCATTTAAAATTCCCTCAGGCTCCATGATTCCCACACTCCAGATAGGCGACCATATTCTGGTGAATAAGTTTATATACGGGGTACAGATACCGTTTACCGACAAAAAGATATTTGTATTCAACCATCCACAGAGGGGCGATATTGTCGTGTTTAAGTTTCCACAGGATCCGTCACGAGATTTCATAAAACGCGTGATTGCAAAAGGTGGTGACACTGTGGAGATTGTAAACCGTGAGGTATATGTAAACAAGAAAAAACTCGATGAGCCTTACATTCAGCACACAGATAGCATAGACACTAAGGATATGTTACCGCGAGACGTTATGTCTCCAGTAACAGTACCGATAAACAAGATATTTGTGATGGGCGACAACCGCGACCATAGCTACGACAGCCGCTTCTGGGGATTTGTTGACCTGAGTGCGGTAAGAGGAGAAGCTTTGTTTGTTTACTGGTCATGGGATAAAGATAAAACTTCTGTCAGATTTCGCAGAATAGGGAGGACAATTAAATGAATATTTTTAAAAATAAATCTGGGTCTATAATGCCGATAATCAGTATAATCGTTGTAATCGTTGCTCTATATGCCGGGTTTACCTTTGTAATGCCTCAGTATAAGTACTACACGTTTAACTCAGATTGTAGAGAAGTTGCCCGTCTCGGGCTTGATGTGCCAAAAACCACAGCATTGGTTATGGAAAAGGTCGAGGAGATGAAAATCCCTCTTAAGAAAGAAGATCTAAAAGTAATTGTCAATGAAAAGAAAGTTGTAACGATAAAAACACAGTGGAAAGAGACTGTTAACTTTTGGGGTATCTATGAACATACTTTTAATTTCAAAGTGGATTTGACTCAGTAGGAACCTGTGTTTACCGGTTTAACTGCGTCAATGGGATATGTTGTATCCTTGAAAAGGAAAGGCACTATAGTTGAACTTTCAATCTCAGACAGTACAGTGCTGCCCGGAGCAAAAACAGGAGACAGTATTTCAATAAGCGGAGTGTGTCTGACTGTGGTTGCAAATAACTCTGGGACTGCCTCTTTTCATGTTTCAGAGGAGTCCCTTAAGACTACAACACTCGGCACACTGACCACAGGCGGCAGGGTTAACCTTGAGCCTGCTATGGCTGCAGCCGATAGATTCGGTGGACATTTTGTCACAGGACATGTTGATACCGTAGGCACTATATCGGCTAAAAAACAAACAGGACACGGCGGACTTGATTCTGTTAAAATAGACATTGCGATACCGGCTGGTTTCATTAAATATGTGGTCAAACGCGGCTCGGTAACTGTTGACGGCATTAGTCTTACTGTGGTTGATGTAGAGGAAACCGGTTTTTCGGTAGTAGTGATACCGCACACACTGAGTGTAACAACGCTGGGAACAAAAAAGCCCGGCGACAGTGTAAATATAGAGACCGATATTTTAGGAAAATACGTGGAGAGATTTATTACAGGATATTTAGAAAATAGAGTGCAAGGGGGAGCAAAAGATATGGCACTCCTAACTAAACTAAAAGAGAAAGGTTATATGTAAGATGATAGAACAGAAGCGCATAATGGAAAGTATTGAGGCTGCAATAGCGGACATAAAAGCCGGTAAGATGATAATTCTCATAGACGATGAGGACAGGGAAAACGAAGGTGATTTGTGCATGGCAGCAGATTTGGTAACCCCAGAGGCTGTAAATTTTATGGCTAAGTACGGACGAGGGCTAATATGCTTGAGTCTAACACCGGAGCGTGTAAATTACCTAAACCTTCACATGATGTCTGCCGAGAACACATCGTCATTTGGTACGGCATTTACAGTGTCAATAGAGGCCAGAAAGGGCGTAACTACGGGCATATCGGCTAAGGACAGGGCTAAGACAATTCTAACAGCCATAGATCCAAAGTCAAAGCCCGAGGATTTGGCACGGCCTGGGCATGTGTTTCCTCTTAGGGCGCGTCCCGGAGGGGTTTTGCAGAGGGCAGGGCAAACTGAAGGCTCTGTAGATTTGGCAAGGCTTGCTGGACTTACACCAGCAGGCGTAATCTGTGAAATTATGAACGATGACGGCTCAATGTCAAGGGTGCCGGAACTTAAAATATTTGCTGAGACGCACAATCTTAAAATAGTTACCATTGAGGATTTAATAAAGTACCGGCTGCGAAACGACCGGCTGATTCACAGGGTTGCTGAGGTAAAGCTGCCTACCGATTACGGTGACTTCAACGCTATCGCTTATGAAAGCATGGTTGATAAGAGCGTTCACATGGCTTTAGTTAAGGGAGATTTGCACTCAACTGAACCCATGTTAGTGCGGGTTCATTCGGAGTGTTTGACGGGGGATGTGTTTGGCTCAAAGCGGTGCGATTGCGGAGATCAACTTCATCGCTCGATGGAGCAGATAAACGCAAAGGGGCGCGGCGTGATACTCTACATGAGACAGGAGGGGCGCGGCATAGGGCTTGCCAATAAGATAAAAGCCTATGCGCTTCAGGACGGTGGAATGGACACGGTAGAGGCGAACATTGAGCTTGGGTTTAAGGCAGACCTCAGGGACTACGGAATAGGAGCACAGATTCTTGTGGATTTGGGGCTGACCGATATAGTTCTCATAACCAACAATCCGCGTAAAATTGTAGGGCTTGAAGGATATGGTTTAAAAGTTGTCGATAGATGCCCCATAGAGGTTACACCACACGAAAAGAACATCGTCTATCTTAAGACAAAGAAAAAGAAACTCGGACATATGCTTGATGAGGTATAATATAAATTAGCATTCTACGTTATAATAGTAAAGATGAGATTACCACGTCGCTGACGCTCCTCGTAATGACGGAAACCCTTTACCGTCATTGCGAACCCCCGCAGGGGGTGTAGCAATCTCATATTTTTGCTTATGACATTTCGTTTTATCTTTGAATGCAGCTTGGTGTTAGGCTGCAAATACAGCTTGTTTTAAGAGGAGACAAAACAGTGAAAGTGATAGAGGGTGATTTAAATGCCGCAGGATTAAAGGTCTGTATGATAGTAAGCAGATTTAATGATTTTATAACAAGCCATCTGCTTGATGGAGCGGTGGACGCATTTATAAGACACGGCGGTGAGGACGAAAACATCACTGTCATAAAAGTGCCAGGGTCTTTTGAAATCCCGATGGCAGCGTTAAAAGCGGCTAAAAGCGGCAAATTTGACGCCGTTGTAACTCTTGCCGCTATAATACGCGGAGCCACTCCGCACTTTGAGTACGTATCGGCAGAGGCGTCAAAGGGAATCGCTATGGCCTCAATGGAAAGCGGAGTGCCGGTCAGTTATGGGGTTATAACATCGGATTCCATAGAGCAGGCTATAGAGAGGGCTGGTTCAAAAAGCGGCAATAAGGGCTGGGATGCCGCCGTTACAGCTATTGAGATGGCTAATGTGATAAAGCGCCTATGACACGCAGACAAGCGCGGGAATATGTGCTTCAGTCACTTTTTCAGCATGAGTTTACCGGGGCGGCGCCAGATAGAGCCGAGTTGCTTAACTTTATGAAAGACAACCCGCCCGGCAAAGAGATTCTGGAATTCATTGACGATTTGATAAATGGCACGATAGAGCACATGGAAGAGCTTGATACAGTCATTCAAAGAGCGTGTAAACATTGGGAATTAAACCGTCTTGCCGCTATTGACAGAAATATTATGAGGTTTGCTACGTACGAAATCATATTCAGAGGCGACATCCCACACGCTGTGACAATAAACGAGGCGGTGGATATAGCAAAGCGGTTTTCCACTGAGGACTCATTTTCGTTTATTAACGGGGTACTGGATAAAATCGCTCATCAGAGTGGTGTTGATAAAGCGCCGGATAAGAGGGCTGTCAAAAAATCCTCAGGAATGGTTAATAAAAGGGCTGTCAAGGAACACAGCGCTTAATTCGGAAAGAGGGACTGAGAGAATATGCCATACGCAGTCATATCGGATATACACTCTAATCTGACGGCTCTTGAAGCTGTCCTTAAAGACATTGAGAGCAGAGCGATAGAGAGTGTGTATTTCACAGGAGATGCGGTTGGCTATGGCCCATCGCCAAATCAGTGTGTGGAGCTGCTTAAAAAATCCTGTAAAATTCTGATAGCCGGTAACCACGACTGGGCGGCTATTAATTATACGAGTGCTGATTATTTTAACGATATGGCACTCCATGCTATCACGTGGACCACTGACACTTTAACCTCTGAAAATATTACGGAAATTGAGAATTTTAAATTATTGAAATCATCTGCGGAGCGGAACGCCCTCTTTGTTCATGCCACACCGAAAGACCCTGAGAACTGGGACTACCTGATGTCCAAAAATGACGCTCTCATTAATTTTGAGCATTTTGAGCAGCAACTCTGCTTTATAGGTCATAGTCATATGCCGATAATGGTGAGTGTTGATACCGTAACCGGAAAGGTAATCACAGACAAAGAGCGGATGGAGCTAAAAATGGACAGCCGCTACATTATCAACGTGGGCAGCGTTGGGCAGCCCCGTGACAATGACCCTAGAGCCGCATACGCCATAGTGAATGACGACACCGTAGAGATAGTGCGTGTAGAATACGATATAAGAAAAACACAGGCCGAGATGGAATCGGTGGGACTTCCGTTTAAACTTATTGATAGGCTTGAATATGGATATTAGGATAAAATGCTTATTGGGGTAACTACTGTAAATTTTTTTCAGTCTGCAAATCATACAGTTAAAAGGACTGGATTCCCGCTCGTAGGCGGGAATGACAAAGGGGGCCATTTCTTTTTTTTGTCATTCCTTTTTTTCTTGTCATTCCTGCGAAGGCAGGAATCCATTTTTTTGTTTGCGGAGCTAACTGCATAGGCAAATAAGATAATTTATTTATAAAAGGAGCAAACGTGATACAACGATATACAAAGCAGGAGATGGGCAACCTGTGGGAGCTTGAGGCAAAGTACGAAAAGTGGCTGCAGGTGGAGATTGCCGTGTGTGAGGCGTGGGCAGAGGTAGGAGAGATACCGGTGGATGCTCTCAAAATCATAAAAGAAAAAGCCGGGTTTGACTCAAAACGGATAGATGAGATAGAGCTTCAGGTAAAGCACGATGTGATAGCGTTTTTGACGTCAGTTGCCGAGTTTGTGGGGCCAGGGTCACGCTACATTCATAAGGGTCTGACATCGTCTGACATTCTGGATACTGCTAATGCGCTTTTAATGATTGATGCAGCCAATATAATCATAAATGATATAAAGGCGCTGTCAAGTGTTCTAAAGGAGCAGGCATTGCGCCATAAGGAAACAGTTTGCATGGGCAGAAGTCACGGGATTCATGCCGAGCCGATGGTGTTTGGACTCAAATTTGCCCTTTGGTATGAGGAGATGAAAAGGAACCTGCAAAGGATGGAACAAGCTAAGGAAACTATCTCTGTTGGGAAACTATCAGGAGCAGTCGGGACATTTTCCTCAATTCCTCCGCATATAGAGGAAATGGTTTTAAGTAAACTTGGCCTTACGCCGGAACCAGTTGCCACACAGATAGTTCAAAGAGACAGGTACGCAGAGTATATGTCAACTCTTGCAATAGTGGCAGCCACGGTAGAAAAAATAGCTGTAGAGATCCGGCATCTTCAAAGAACAGAGGTTGGAGAGGCTGAGGAACCATTCAGTAAGGGACAAAAGGGCTCCTCTGCAATGCCTCACAAAAGAAATCCGATAGGGAGCGAAAACCTCTCTGGGCTTGCGCGCATTGTAAGAGCAAATGCGATAGCGGCTTTGGAGAATGTAGCACTTTGGCACGAAAGAGACATAAGCCACTCATCGGTTGAGCGCGTGATAATACCAGATAGCACAATTTTAGTTAACTACATGTTAAACAGATTAAAGGGTATAATATCAGGGCTTAACGTATATCCAGAGGTTATGAAGAAAAACTTAGAAAAGAGCTATGGACTGTTTAATTCCCAAAAGGTGCTTTTGGCTCTTACCGAATGTGGCCTAACACGTGAGAAATCCTACGACCTTGTACAGAGAAACGCTATGAGAAGCTGGTCAGAGAGGATTGATTTTAAAGAGCTGCTTAGTCATGACTCCGAGATAACCGCAGTGATTTCTATGGATAAACTCGATAAACTGTTTGAATTAAATGAATATTTTCAGCACATAGACCATATATATAAAAGGGTTTTTGGTTAGTAAAGAAAAGAGTACGTCACGTACAAGCAGATCCTATTTATCATTTTAAATGGAGTGGCACGCTTGTAGAGACAACTCCCTCCTTAAACAGTATTATGCCCTTTATAAATATGGCTGTCTGGTTATGAAGGAGGTGATGCCACCACTTTTGCGGAACGAACTCTGGAAGAACTACGGTGATGATACCTTTTTTATAACTGTCCCTAATGTCATCTATATAGGACATCAAAGGTTCAATGATAGAGCGGTAAGGGGACTCAAGTATAACAAGCGGAATACCCATGCCATACGATTCCCATGATTTTTTTACATTTGCAGTAACAACTGGATCAAGACACACATACACAGCTGTCACATCACCGGAGATTGCCTTTGCATATTTAATAGCATTTAATACCGCACTCTGAATGCCAGAGATAGGGACAACCACTGAATGATGGATGTACTCCTCAGTAGGTTCAGCGTTTTTGATTGACAGCTGTTTTGAAACAGACTGGTAATGAAGATTTATTTTCTTTGTCGCATACATGATAATTGGAATAGCGATGATTACCATCCATGCCCCGTGAATAAACTTTGTTGTGGAAATCACCAGTGATACTGTAGCAGTTGTTATTGTTCCGAGAGCGTTTATGATAATGTGTTTTACCCATCCCTTGCCTTTAAATTTAAGCCAGTGAACAACCATTCCCGCCTGGGATAATGTAAAAGACAGAAAGACTCCAACAGCATACAGAGGGATAAGAGAATGTGTATCGCCGTCAAAGGATGCCATAAGTATGGCGGAAAATATACTCAATATGATTACACCGTTAGAAAAGACTAATTTATCACCACGGTTTGCCAATTGCCGCGGCAGATAGCCATCCTGAGCCATTATAGAAGAAAGTCTGGGGAAATCTGCAAAAGACGTATTAGCCGCAAGTATTAGAATTAGAAATGTCGTACCCTGAATAAAGTAGTAAAAAAAACCCTGCGAGAATATGGTTTTTGCCAGTTGTGACAGTATGGTTTCATTGTCAGACGGCAGTATGCCAAAACGGTGTGTCAAAAAGGTAATGCCCGTAAATGAAAATCCAAGAATGATGGCCATCCATATTAATGTGATACCAGCATTTTTGGACTCTGGAGCTTTAAAGGCTCTGACACCGTTAGAGATAGCCTCTATACCGGTAAGGGCAGTGCAGCCTGAGGAGAAGGCCTTCATTATGAGAAATATCATCATAATATCCGAATATACATGAGCTTGCACAGGATGGGTGGCATGTTGCAAAGATGTGATACGCATTAAACCAACGCAGATAAGTATTACTATTCCTGCAATAAAAAAATATGTTGGCAGAGAGAATATCTTACCCGATTCCTTAACACCTCGTAAATTAACTACTGTGATGACTAAAAGTGAGATGATGCACAACATAACCCTGTATTTGTACAAAAATGGCGCTGCAGATGTTATAGCGGCAACCCCTGAACTGATACTTACGGACACCGTAAGGACGTAATCAATAAGCAGGGCAGATCCAGCCGCAAGTCCAGCATTTATCCCAAGATTATCCTTCGCTACAATATAAGCACCCCCGCCTGAAGGATACTCGTGAATAGTTTGAAAATAAGAGGCAGCTACTATCGCTATCAAGGTGGTTATGCCAATGGCTATTGGCATGGAATAATGTAGCAGTCCAGCTCCGCCAAGCACTAAAACAATAAGTATTTCCTCAGTTGCATACGCCACCGAGGACATGGCATCGGAGGAAAACACCGCAAGACCTGTAAACTTTGATACGCGTTCGTGTTTTTCTTTTACCGATTCTATCGGTCTGCCAATAAGAAAAGTTTTAATAGACATACATCTTACCTATCAGCTCAGCGTGGTGCAAAACATTGATTAAAGATCTAAACACTCTCATATCTTACGACAGCGATTATAAATTTATAGACTACCATTTGTCAACTTGTAGAAGCCTCATTATGACAACTTCTACTTAAAATAAGACGGGTGACCGCTTAGGCGTTTTCTCAGAGGTTTTGAGATTTTGTCATAGCGTATGCCTGCACTGTAGCCTATGAATCTAAAAATCGTCTGAAGTACAAAGTACATAAGCCAGAAGAATTTGTGAGTTGGGCGCTGATTATCATTAAGGAAATGTCTCACTCCGCTTACAAAGTACCGAAGCCCTTCACCATCGGGACGCACGTAGTTAAGCAGATTGTTTTCCTTCAAAGACACCCCAATATCAAAATGGCGCTTAAACTGCTTTATGAGTGAGAAATTGTGGGAGTGATAGACTATTGCAAGCGGCTCATAGACAACTTTATAGTCTGATAATATCAGCTTAGA
Coding sequences:
- a CDS encoding tetratricopeptide repeat protein, whose product is MIKKTEIKSFSIKIGVISVLTVSILTLYCYWGVWNFDFVVYDDPLFVTSNIFVKSGLNAESLKWAFTSFDDANWIPLTRLSFFVHIHFLGVSPGGFHLENLVLHVISSSLLFLFLFRSTGLWVESAAVSLLFALHPMNVESVSWIAERKGVLSGFFWMLTLVFYFFYNKNRFVLWYLAVTASFMLALMSKPSAVTLPVVLLLMDFWPLRRLTIHGIRLKSSVLKNALYEKIPLFTISIAMSAMAVISQKSGGAMVSLTELPLVIRVENAVLNYFQYFYKMFVPLGLAVIYPNPHPLPILTIALTLLFFMTITIASVLLLKRYPLVIVGWIWFVVTLLPVIGLVSVGSQNMSDRYSYIPYTGLFIALIFGGSLAIRHRSAKAFAAVIVSLFLVFLIQQTKKQVSYWQDSVTLFTHTNALIKNNEKVCLNLGLAYLNKGDYLQAVANIKHASELNPLYTDVYLKLGFAYASAGLYQEAAEAYKKALSITPGSYSAFINLGYAYLKSFQFENGHAAFKEALRLNSDSYEAYNGLGLILLNTGKPKEAAVYFQKALSLNPLVKEVQENLKLSVLMSEKGQ
- a CDS encoding ROK family protein — translated: MQDKYSIGVDLGGTNLRVAMVSKKGEIVQRIKISSTGNVLKNLTDSIKAINTEQEVSGIGLAVAGVIDHGLITSSPNLPSLEGVKLVEEIERETGLRAVLGNDASMAALGESISGAGQNLESFVLLTLGTGIGGGVIYKHSLLDIASEVGHITVESHGRRCFCGAVGCLEAYASSRAMMAFLSEGISEGKETAMKDNFEQIKPKDIYTYAKAGDAFAIEILKKAGYYLGIGIGTFINLFSPDAVILSGGLTGAWDIYVAAAIETASSRSFPELYSRSKIIASALGGDAGLIGAAALPHMCYTTYCRDD
- the lepA gene encoding elongation factor 4, with protein sequence MAQKNIRNFSIIAHIDHGKSTLADRFLELTGALAKKDITKQVLDTMDLEKERGITIKAHAVRLAYESIDGVTYVLNLIDTPGHVDFSYEVSRSLASCEGAVLVVDATQGVEAQTLANTYLALEHNLEIIPVINKIDLPQAEPERIIQQIEDIIGLDCSEAIKASAKSGIGVDKILEAIVHKIPPPQGDATAPLRALIFDSWFDNYKGVVVMVRVFDGSIRPGMVITMMSTGKTFEITDVGVFTPRLQLMPELKCGEVGFISAAIRNVEDTKIGDTITNALNPAKNPLDGYKEVKPMVFCGIYPTETNDYEALRDALFKLRLNDASFSFDPETSTALGFGFRCGFLGLLHMDIIKERLEREFNLSLINTAPTVVYRITIKDSVVFVDNPTLLPANYDKLEEPYILATIFVPERFVGNVLDLCRDKRGVQKEFVFYGKDRVKVVYELPMNEILWDFYDKLKSISKGYASMDYEFIGFKESELVKLDILINGTALDALSTIIHKEKSYYKGRQIVENLRAVIPRQMYEVAIQAAIGGKIIARESVKALRKDVTAKCYGGDITRKRKLLEKQKEGKKRMKQFGKVEVPQEAFLAVMRVGK
- the lepB gene encoding signal peptidase I, translated to MKKEKSIYREYIEALVTALVLALIIRTFVVQAFKIPSGSMIPTLQIGDHILVNKFIYGVQIPFTDKKIFVFNHPQRGDIVVFKFPQDPSRDFIKRVIAKGGDTVEIVNREVYVNKKKLDEPYIQHTDSIDTKDMLPRDVMSPVTVPINKIFVMGDNRDHSYDSRFWGFVDLSAVRGEALFVYWSWDKDKTSVRFRRIGRTIK
- a CDS encoding riboflavin synthase translates to MFTGLTASMGYVVSLKRKGTIVELSISDSTVLPGAKTGDSISISGVCLTVVANNSGTASFHVSEESLKTTTLGTLTTGGRVNLEPAMAAADRFGGHFVTGHVDTVGTISAKKQTGHGGLDSVKIDIAIPAGFIKYVVKRGSVTVDGISLTVVDVEETGFSVVVIPHTLSVTTLGTKKPGDSVNIETDILGKYVERFITGYLENRVQGGAKDMALLTKLKEKGYM